One genomic segment of Clostridium estertheticum subsp. estertheticum includes these proteins:
- a CDS encoding ATP-binding protein — protein MKDGDYMPVIQIPNAFFQHDAQSKFNPETHIDPGFSIDKYISKDGSNTLIEGIRGTGKTHILKMISTRLIENFQTLRVLPVYISMAEVAEYVTQDTSLFRIHLYSTIIIEAVNTIKINKSTLNKKSTNIINKVISELAELFGLKESNDIDYLISEIEEYSNKLHQSVLNNPVKLSQITKDLEEYSGGLSYHGINASAKSSTEDSLSIDYLTIRLSHLNASKFITQFFKYLCELFDFHHTILLIDECSDLPPDAQTEIFRLFKLIRGGTRISNDRNYLYFIGGVYPPQATSYPSKALGSAIDFEPGDDCSMEYLEIDIQVSFYENFFNQLFYKKMKIFNPTSYNVSDYFEDEKAFLLAVYASNGLPRRFFEILHQSYETLCEFYSSEQINDNKTYKIRYSDVSSSIDKIVTSTILTRSKFTKEDFETFEKIVAALKKRNKKVETESSSKNNYVPINFYFTCPRSKEELIGNLISKGVIHNQSRTRSLKNSSTDTGTGKGLVMMIDLAIAFTEGAIPTKSKALEYFKKDTKLSAKRGYESCQSISF, from the coding sequence ATGAAAGATGGTGATTATATGCCTGTTATACAAATTCCTAATGCATTCTTTCAACATGATGCACAGTCAAAATTCAATCCAGAAACTCATATAGACCCTGGTTTTTCTATTGATAAATATATTAGTAAAGATGGTTCTAATACACTAATAGAAGGTATTCGCGGCACTGGTAAAACTCATATTTTAAAAATGATTAGTACTAGGTTAATTGAAAATTTTCAAACTCTTCGAGTTCTTCCAGTCTACATATCAATGGCTGAAGTTGCCGAATATGTTACACAGGATACTAGTTTATTTAGAATACATCTGTATAGCACTATAATAATTGAAGCAGTAAATACTATAAAAATTAATAAATCTACTCTAAATAAGAAATCTACTAACATAATTAACAAGGTTATAAGTGAATTAGCAGAATTATTTGGATTAAAGGAATCTAATGACATTGATTATTTGATTTCTGAAATAGAAGAATATTCTAACAAATTACATCAATCCGTATTAAATAATCCAGTAAAACTTTCTCAAATTACTAAGGATTTGGAAGAATACTCTGGTGGTCTTTCTTATCACGGAATTAATGCTTCTGCAAAATCATCAACCGAAGACTCTTTATCAATAGATTACCTTACGATAAGATTAAGTCACCTAAATGCATCAAAATTTATAACACAATTTTTTAAATATCTATGTGAACTTTTTGATTTCCATCATACAATATTGCTTATAGATGAATGTTCTGATCTACCGCCTGATGCACAAACAGAAATTTTCCGTCTATTTAAGCTTATTAGAGGTGGCACAAGAATAAGTAATGATAGAAATTATTTATACTTTATTGGTGGTGTTTATCCTCCACAAGCAACCTCATATCCTTCAAAGGCATTAGGGTCTGCTATTGATTTTGAACCTGGCGATGATTGTTCTATGGAATATCTAGAAATTGATATTCAAGTTTCATTTTATGAAAACTTTTTTAATCAGTTATTTTACAAAAAAATGAAAATATTCAATCCTACTAGCTACAATGTATCTGATTATTTTGAAGATGAAAAAGCTTTTCTTTTAGCTGTATACGCATCTAATGGATTACCTCGAAGATTTTTTGAAATACTTCACCAATCTTACGAAACACTATGTGAATTTTATTCTAGTGAACAAATTAATGATAATAAAACATATAAAATAAGATATAGTGATGTTAGTTCGTCTATAGATAAAATCGTTACTAGTACGATACTTACGCGAAGTAAATTTACAAAAGAAGATTTTGAAACATTTGAAAAAATCGTTGCTGCATTAAAAAAGAGAAATAAAAAAGTTGAAACTGAATCTTCATCAAAAAATAATTATGTTCCGATTAACTTTTATTTCACTTGTCCTAGAAGCAAAGAAGAATTAATTGGTAATTTGATATCCAAAGGAGTTATTCATAATCAATCAAGAACTCGTAGTTTGAAGAATTCATCTACTGATACTGGAACTGGAAAAGGTCTTGTTATGATGATTGATTTAGCTATAGCCTTTACCGAAGGAGCAATTCCAACAAAATCTAAAGCTTTAGAATACTTTAAAAAAGATACTAAATTAAGCGCTAAAAGAGGATATGAATCTTGTCAGTCAATATCATTTTAA
- a CDS encoding triple tyrosine motif-containing protein: MNEMNILFSLDDAKQEYKEIEIRVENELENNLDYKFLVGLNGTWDTLKKSREESVAIWKPEVDGKYSIMVQAKRKESNRPFDFMSRTDYLVGEVYEKLIKDIYIDKMEIMVGEKITLTVDAINVPIMYRYWVHERDDWQLLADYSPENIMTWTSTYSGEKEFLVECKNVNSKNMFDDSMKIQFNVQAIQTLEIMNFKCLTENILEGTEIVFDVETKYEDNRMVLYKFVKIDSEGNRSCIQDYSTKKLVSYVETNRGNYKLLCMAKDMFSLKEFDDRALIYYNVDPYEEIGKETVKIEDIIIDKKDTVLVGDRIHLTVKATGGNPLRYSFVVFKDEEEIEKIEFGIHDFVDFTPEESGNFKLEVRVKDKYSTSEFDISKSVYIKALECIPAKIDYVLMDKNKYYMVCDTIPVQVIYENTSDTLINYVLKIDDKVVEQTSFIEYKNYELKPKCSGSYAIEILVKNKLSASAYDSRKEVKIEVHKALPVTDTKILCDNENFIVNETVTFKSQSMGGKDVVYEFYLMKKGNWSLVQKFSKKDDYSFIPFHKGIYKMLVLSKSSYKSISYEDYDIIEIEVKK, translated from the coding sequence ATGAATGAAATGAATATATTGTTTAGTTTAGATGATGCCAAGCAAGAATATAAAGAGATCGAAATCAGGGTTGAAAATGAATTAGAGAATAATTTAGACTATAAATTTCTTGTAGGCCTCAATGGAACATGGGATACTTTAAAGAAATCAAGAGAGGAAAGTGTTGCTATTTGGAAGCCAGAGGTGGATGGGAAGTACTCCATAATGGTACAAGCTAAAAGAAAAGAAAGTAATAGACCCTTTGATTTTATGTCAAGGACAGACTACCTAGTTGGAGAGGTATATGAGAAGCTAATTAAGGATATTTACATAGACAAAATGGAAATAATGGTAGGAGAAAAAATCACCTTAACGGTAGATGCAATTAATGTACCTATTATGTATAGATACTGGGTACATGAAAGGGATGATTGGCAACTTCTAGCGGATTATTCACCAGAAAACATAATGACATGGACCTCCACATACTCTGGAGAAAAAGAGTTCTTGGTAGAATGCAAGAATGTAAATTCTAAAAATATGTTTGATGATTCAATGAAGATACAATTTAATGTACAAGCTATACAAACTTTAGAAATTATGAACTTTAAATGTTTAACTGAGAATATATTAGAAGGAACAGAAATAGTTTTTGATGTGGAGACAAAGTATGAGGATAATAGGATGGTTTTATATAAATTTGTAAAAATCGATAGTGAGGGAAATAGAAGTTGTATTCAAGACTATTCAACTAAGAAATTAGTTAGTTATGTTGAAACCAATAGGGGCAATTATAAGTTATTATGTATGGCTAAGGATATGTTTTCTCTTAAGGAATTTGATGATAGAGCATTAATTTATTATAATGTAGATCCCTATGAGGAAATAGGGAAAGAAACCGTGAAGATCGAGGATATAATAATAGACAAGAAAGATACTGTACTAGTAGGTGATCGAATTCATTTAACAGTTAAAGCAACAGGAGGGAATCCTTTAAGATACAGTTTTGTTGTTTTTAAGGATGAGGAAGAGATAGAGAAGATAGAATTCGGGATACATGATTTTGTAGATTTTACTCCAGAGGAAAGTGGAAATTTTAAACTCGAGGTAAGAGTAAAAGATAAATATTCAACGAGTGAATTTGATATAAGCAAAAGTGTATACATTAAAGCATTAGAATGTATCCCAGCTAAAATAGATTATGTCCTAATGGATAAAAACAAATATTATATGGTTTGCGATACTATTCCTGTGCAAGTAATATATGAAAATACAAGTGATACACTTATAAATTATGTTTTAAAAATAGATGATAAAGTAGTTGAACAAACAAGTTTTATAGAATATAAAAATTATGAGCTTAAACCAAAATGTAGCGGAAGTTATGCAATAGAAATACTTGTAAAAAATAAATTGAGTGCAAGTGCATATGATAGTAGAAAAGAGGTAAAAATAGAAGTGCATAAGGCTTTGCCTGTAACAGATACAAAGATTTTATGTGATAATGAAAATTTTATAGTTAATGAGACCGTAACATTTAAATCACAAAGTATGGGTGGGAAGGATGTTGTATATGAGTTTTATCTTATGAAAAAAGGAAACTGGAGCTTAGTACAAAAGTTTAGCAAAAAAGATGACTATAGCTTTATACCTTTCCATAAGGGTATATACAAAATGTTAGTATTGTCAAAAAGCTCTTATAAGAGTATTTCGTATGAAGATTATGATATAATAGAGATTGAAGTTAAAAAATAA
- a CDS encoding DNA-methyltransferase, translated as MAIKYQENELYYCDNLNLLREIPNNSINLIYCDVLYGTGKKFKDYKDIKSDENTVRNFYVNRLNLMRNKLKDNGSIYIQVDTRINYLMRAIMNEIFGEKNFRNEIIWWKNTFSQNQEDLYLKKHDNILFYTKGEEFYFEPQKIFNGKKVDRMQRGFFDSGNAYLVYDKEKFETYKRIHEEKGIFSKKAIKEKFNEQPFTTCQDVIADIGVVNPKSKEWEDYCSQKPIELMERIILSSSKKGDLIADFFMGSGSFIVAAVKSGRRYIGCDTNIKALTICRRRINEIENVEKND; from the coding sequence TTGGCTATCAAGTATCAAGAAAATGAACTATACTATTGTGACAACCTAAACCTTTTGAGAGAGATACCAAATAATAGTATTAATTTGATTTACTGTGATGTTCTATATGGTACAGGAAAAAAATTTAAAGACTATAAGGACATTAAATCTGATGAAAATACAGTAAGGAATTTTTATGTCAACAGATTAAATCTAATGAGAAATAAATTGAAAGATAATGGTTCTATTTATATTCAGGTAGATACCCGTATTAATTATCTAATGAGAGCAATAATGAATGAGATATTTGGAGAAAAAAATTTTAGAAATGAAATAATCTGGTGGAAGAATACTTTTTCTCAAAATCAAGAAGATTTATATTTGAAAAAGCACGATAATATACTATTTTATACTAAAGGTGAAGAATTCTATTTTGAACCTCAAAAAATATTTAATGGAAAAAAGGTTGATAGAATGCAAAGAGGATTTTTTGATTCAGGCAATGCATATCTTGTTTATGATAAGGAGAAATTCGAAACTTATAAGCGAATACACGAAGAAAAAGGAATATTTAGCAAGAAAGCAATAAAAGAAAAATTTAACGAACAGCCATTTACCACGTGTCAAGATGTAATAGCTGATATTGGTGTAGTCAATCCTAAATCAAAAGAATGGGAGGACTATTGCAGTCAAAAACCGATAGAATTAATGGAGAGAATTATTTTGAGTAGTTCAAAGAAAGGAGATTTAATAGCTGACTTTTTTATGGGAAGTGGGAGCTTTATAGTAGCGGCAGTGAAAAGTGGGAGACGATATATTGGTTGTGATACAAACATAAAGGCTTTAACTATATGCCGAAGAAGAATAAATGAAATAGAGAATGTGGAGAAAAATGATTAG
- a CDS encoding glycosyl hydrolase family 18 protein: protein MIIHVVKNGESLYEISKLYGVPYNKIADDNELTNPNELVVGQTLVILQGTRKHRILPGQSLYIIAKAYGTTIADLYAANPILNSSIIIYPGQIINIPPSTQKLGSIEVNAYALPGTDMDVLEKTLPNLTYLSIFSYQIQPNGTLKGINDVPLIEAARKANVAPMMVVTNLKEGGGFDSNLAHTILTNQTVQNELFNNIITTLKDKNYYGLDIDLEYIFPEDRENYNTFLRRVVTTLRPLGYPVTTALAPKPSGDIKGLLYEAHDYPVHGALVNHVILMTYEWGYTAGPPLAVSPINEVKKILDYAVTVIPSKKIFMGIPNYGYDWTLPYVKGTKATALGNVEAVDLARKVFASIKYDYTSQAPFFNYYDANKKEHVVWFEDARSMNAKLRTAAKYNLGGVSYWTIGKYFPQAWLVQNSLFNVKKLL from the coding sequence TTGATTATTCATGTTGTTAAAAATGGAGAAAGCTTATATGAAATTTCAAAATTATATGGAGTTCCATACAATAAAATTGCTGATGATAATGAACTTACAAACCCAAATGAACTTGTGGTAGGCCAAACACTTGTAATATTACAAGGTACTCGTAAACACAGAATTCTTCCTGGGCAATCCCTTTATATCATAGCTAAAGCCTATGGCACAACTATTGCAGATTTATATGCTGCAAATCCTATCCTTAATAGTTCTATTATAATTTACCCTGGTCAGATTATTAATATACCACCATCAACACAAAAATTAGGTTCTATTGAGGTTAATGCTTATGCACTTCCCGGTACAGATATGGATGTTCTTGAAAAAACTCTTCCAAACCTAACATACCTAAGTATATTTAGTTACCAAATACAACCTAACGGAACACTAAAAGGCATAAATGACGTTCCTTTAATTGAGGCTGCTAGAAAAGCTAATGTAGCTCCTATGATGGTTGTTACAAATCTAAAAGAAGGTGGTGGATTTGATAGTAACCTTGCTCATACCATACTCACAAATCAGACAGTACAAAATGAATTGTTTAATAACATAATTACTACATTAAAGGATAAAAATTATTATGGATTAGATATAGATTTAGAATACATCTTCCCAGAAGATAGAGAAAACTATAACACCTTTCTACGAAGAGTTGTAACTACCCTAAGGCCCTTAGGGTATCCTGTTACTACAGCCCTAGCACCTAAACCCTCTGGTGATATAAAAGGCTTACTGTATGAAGCTCATGATTACCCTGTTCATGGAGCTCTTGTAAACCACGTTATACTAATGACTTACGAATGGGGATATACCGCCGGTCCACCACTTGCAGTTTCTCCAATTAACGAAGTAAAAAAAATTCTTGATTATGCTGTAACCGTAATCCCAAGTAAAAAGATTTTTATGGGAATACCTAATTACGGTTATGATTGGACACTACCTTATGTAAAAGGCACTAAAGCAACTGCACTTGGCAATGTTGAAGCGGTAGATCTTGCAAGAAAAGTATTTGCATCTATTAAATATGACTATACTTCCCAGGCTCCATTTTTTAATTACTATGATGCTAACAAAAAAGAACATGTAGTTTGGTTTGAAGATGCCAGAAGCATGAATGCTAAGCTTAGGACTGCTGCGAAATACAATCTAGGTGGGGTAAGTTATTGGACAATCGGAAAATATTTTCCTCAAGCATGGCTAGTTCAAAACTCACTGTTCAACGTTAAGAAATTACTCTAA
- a CDS encoding YaiI/YqxD family protein, with product MRIIVDADGCPGKQLIEKAAKDNSIELIMFCDINHVLSSDYASIRYVDSGFQTVDMKVANEAKSKDIVITQDFGVAAMVLAKGSYAIGPKGHIYDDNNIDKLLFERHLSGKLRRSGGKTFGPKKRTSEDDDKLYNNLIKLILKANQ from the coding sequence ATGAGAATTATTGTAGATGCAGATGGATGCCCTGGTAAACAGTTAATAGAAAAGGCAGCTAAGGATAACTCTATAGAGCTTATTATGTTTTGTGATATTAATCATGTACTTAGTAGTGATTACGCTTCAATAAGATATGTAGATAGTGGGTTTCAAACTGTTGATATGAAAGTAGCTAATGAGGCAAAGTCAAAGGATATAGTAATTACTCAAGATTTTGGAGTAGCCGCTATGGTTTTAGCTAAAGGCTCCTATGCTATTGGACCTAAGGGGCATATATATGATGATAACAATATTGATAAATTATTATTTGAGCGGCATTTGTCTGGTAAATTAAGACGGAGTGGTGGTAAAACCTTTGGTCCTAAAAAACGAACAAGTGAAGATGATGATAAGCTTTATAATAATTTAATTAAACTTATTTTAAAAGCTAATCAATAA
- a CDS encoding 16S rRNA pseudouridine(516) synthase, which yields MDRIDKILSNLGHGTRKEVKALLKKKKVEVDGVIATDSAMKVDPEKAVIKVSGDEINYRKYIYLVMNKPSGVVSATVDRNDETVIDLIDEQYRAFKPFPIGRLDKDTVGLLLITNDGELNHKLIAPKNHVDKVYYAEINKFIDASDINTFKKGVVIDDGYKCMPAELEVLTANENGSEVMVTIQEGKFHQVKRMFESVNKNVMFLRRVSFGPLKLDEDLVEGQCRELSEDEINLLKQV from the coding sequence ATGGACAGAATAGACAAGATATTGTCAAACTTAGGTCATGGAACAAGAAAAGAAGTAAAGGCATTACTTAAGAAAAAAAAGGTAGAGGTTGATGGAGTAATAGCAACTGACAGTGCTATGAAAGTAGATCCAGAGAAGGCTGTAATAAAGGTATCAGGTGATGAAATTAACTATAGAAAATATATATATTTAGTTATGAATAAGCCATCAGGGGTGGTTTCAGCTACTGTAGATAGAAATGACGAGACTGTAATTGATTTAATAGATGAGCAGTACCGTGCGTTTAAACCATTTCCTATAGGAAGACTTGATAAAGATACAGTAGGACTACTTCTAATTACTAATGATGGTGAATTAAATCATAAATTAATTGCACCTAAAAACCATGTAGATAAAGTATATTATGCAGAAATAAATAAATTTATAGATGCAAGTGACATAAATACTTTTAAGAAAGGTGTAGTAATAGACGACGGATATAAATGTATGCCAGCAGAATTAGAAGTGTTAACTGCAAATGAAAATGGATCAGAGGTAATGGTTACTATTCAAGAAGGTAAATTTCATCAAGTGAAAAGAATGTTTGAGAGCGTAAATAAGAATGTTATGTTCTTAAGAAGAGTTAGTTTTGGACCATTAAAATTAGATGAAGATTTAGTTGAAGGTCAATGTAGAGAATTGTCGGAAGATGAGATAAATTTATTAAAACAGGTGTAA
- the rnr gene encoding ribonuclease R has product MDIKETLISLMTEQAYKPMNIAELSRIFDIKKKDIKGFAALLSEMEKAGDVARSKAEYYGIPEKMGLVVGKFQGHQRGFGFVIPETERPDVFIPADNVNGAMNGDKVLAKVLKEENGGKKCEGEIAKVIERSNKTIIGTYQDSSNFGFVVADDKRIAQDIFIPKSERLGAKTGQIVIAEITQWPEQKRNPEGKIIEILGNKGDAGIDILSIIKKHKLPEEFPEAVETYTENISDEIPKEEYARRKDLRDLRMVTIDGEDAKDLDDAVSIELLDNGNYRLGVHIADVSNYVKDKNPLDKEALKRATSVYLIDRVIPMLPKKLSNGVCSLNPKVDRLALTCFMEIDKNGKHVDHEIVESIIKTNERMTYTDVTKILTDKDEEVIKRYDYLYEDFKHMEELCAILNKNRMNRGAIDFDFTECKIILNENGKPIDIVPYERGIANRVIEEFMLAANETIAEHFFWLNVPFVYRIHEDPDEEKLMRFSEFAHNLGYAVKWGKEVHPRMLQDILGKVKGQKEEMVVSTLLLRSMMKAKYSSECSGHFGLAAKYYSHFTSPIRRYPDLMIHRIIKEVLNGGLSDARIERLKKEVEIAAKQSSDMERVAMEAERDVDDLKKAEYMNERVGQEFDGIISSVTNFGLFVELPNTVEGLVHMTTLDDDYYVFDERHLTLIGERTKKMYKLGEEVRIIVSKVDLTSHEVYFDIIKDEDEHEEGSDDYSVNQLNELIKDDSTKEEE; this is encoded by the coding sequence ATGGATATAAAAGAAACTTTAATAAGTCTTATGACAGAGCAAGCATACAAACCTATGAACATAGCGGAACTATCTAGAATATTTGATATAAAAAAGAAAGATATTAAAGGTTTTGCAGCTTTATTATCTGAAATGGAGAAGGCTGGTGATGTAGCTAGATCAAAAGCTGAATATTATGGTATACCAGAGAAGATGGGTCTTGTAGTTGGTAAATTTCAAGGTCATCAAAGAGGGTTTGGATTTGTAATACCAGAAACAGAAAGACCAGATGTATTTATTCCAGCAGATAATGTAAACGGAGCAATGAATGGTGATAAGGTTCTTGCGAAAGTTTTAAAAGAGGAAAATGGTGGGAAAAAATGCGAAGGTGAAATTGCAAAAGTAATAGAAAGATCTAATAAAACTATAATAGGAACTTATCAAGATAGTAGCAATTTTGGTTTTGTAGTAGCTGACGATAAGAGAATCGCTCAAGATATATTTATTCCTAAATCTGAAAGACTTGGTGCAAAAACAGGCCAAATAGTAATAGCTGAAATAACTCAGTGGCCAGAACAAAAAAGAAACCCTGAGGGAAAGATTATCGAAATCCTTGGTAACAAAGGTGACGCAGGTATTGATATATTGTCTATAATTAAAAAACATAAACTACCAGAGGAATTTCCAGAAGCTGTTGAAACTTATACAGAAAACATATCTGATGAAATTCCAAAAGAAGAGTATGCAAGAAGAAAAGATTTAAGGGACCTACGTATGGTAACTATAGATGGTGAGGATGCTAAAGACTTAGATGACGCTGTATCTATTGAGCTTTTGGATAATGGTAACTATCGTTTAGGAGTCCACATAGCGGATGTTTCTAATTATGTTAAAGACAAAAATCCTTTAGACAAAGAAGCTTTGAAAAGAGCAACTTCAGTATACTTAATTGATAGAGTTATACCAATGCTTCCTAAAAAATTATCAAATGGAGTCTGTAGTTTAAATCCTAAAGTGGATAGGTTAGCACTCACTTGTTTTATGGAGATAGATAAAAACGGAAAACATGTAGATCATGAAATAGTGGAAAGTATTATAAAAACTAATGAGAGAATGACTTATACTGACGTTACGAAAATACTTACTGATAAGGATGAAGAAGTAATTAAAAGATATGACTATTTATATGAAGACTTTAAACATATGGAAGAGTTATGTGCCATTCTTAATAAAAACAGAATGAATAGGGGCGCTATAGATTTTGATTTTACTGAGTGTAAAATAATATTAAATGAAAACGGAAAACCTATAGATATCGTACCTTATGAAAGAGGTATTGCAAATAGAGTAATAGAGGAATTTATGTTAGCAGCTAATGAAACTATAGCGGAACATTTTTTCTGGCTAAATGTACCATTTGTATATAGAATTCATGAGGATCCAGATGAAGAAAAGCTAATGCGTTTTAGTGAATTTGCACATAATTTAGGATACGCTGTAAAATGGGGTAAGGAAGTTCATCCTAGAATGCTTCAAGATATATTAGGAAAAGTTAAAGGTCAGAAAGAAGAAATGGTAGTAAGCACACTTCTTCTCCGTTCTATGATGAAAGCAAAATATTCATCAGAATGTAGTGGTCATTTTGGTTTGGCTGCTAAGTATTACAGTCACTTTACATCACCAATTAGAAGATATCCAGATTTAATGATCCATAGGATAATTAAAGAGGTTCTAAATGGAGGATTAAGTGATGCAAGAATAGAGAGGTTAAAAAAAGAAGTCGAAATTGCTGCTAAACAATCATCAGATATGGAAAGAGTAGCCATGGAAGCCGAAAGAGACGTTGATGACTTAAAGAAAGCAGAATACATGAATGAGAGAGTTGGTCAAGAATTTGATGGTATTATTTCATCAGTAACCAATTTTGGATTATTTGTTGAACTCCCTAATACTGTAGAAGGTTTAGTTCATATGACTACCTTAGATGATGATTATTATGTCTTTGATGAAAGACATTTAACCCTTATTGGAGAGAGAACTAAGAAGATGTACAAATTAGGAGAAGAGGTAAGAATCATAGTTAGTAAAGTTGATCTAACTTCTCATGAGGTTTATTTTGATATAATTAAAGATGAGGATGAGCATGAAGAAGGCTCAGATGATTATTCAGTTAATCAATTAAATGAACTCATAAAGGATGATTCAACAAAGGAAGAAGAGTAG
- the smpB gene encoding SsrA-binding protein SmpB — protein sequence MIKKTENKTLAQNKKARHDYFVEEAMEAGIELVGTEVKSIRAGKANLKDSFADVINGEIFVKNMHIGHYENGNQFNVDPLRPRRLLLHKEQIIKLGLFTAQKGYTLVPLALYLKDTKVKVNLGVVRGKKDYDKRDAMLEKDAKRDMDRQIKERMR from the coding sequence ATGATAAAGAAGACAGAAAACAAAACACTGGCACAAAATAAAAAAGCAAGACATGATTATTTTGTAGAGGAAGCAATGGAAGCTGGTATAGAGCTTGTTGGTACAGAAGTGAAATCCATCAGGGCTGGTAAAGCAAACTTAAAAGATAGTTTTGCAGATGTTATAAATGGAGAAATATTCGTTAAAAACATGCATATAGGCCATTATGAGAATGGAAATCAGTTTAATGTTGATCCATTAAGACCCAGAAGGTTATTGCTTCATAAAGAACAAATAATTAAACTAGGGTTATTCACCGCTCAAAAAGGTTATACACTAGTTCCGTTAGCTCTTTATCTTAAAGATACTAAGGTAAAAGTTAATCTTGGGGTTGTTCGTGGTAAGAAGGATTATGATAAGAGAGATGCAATGCTAGAAAAAGATGCTAAGAGAGATATGGATAGACAGATAAAAGAGAGAATGAGATAA